Proteins from one Chitinophaga oryzae genomic window:
- a CDS encoding YceI family protein codes for MKKAFFSTVLLVLASIASFAQVNWNADPAHTAIIFSVKHLGINYVQGHFAKFTGTVETADSTNFQNAKVDFTADVNSINTGIEQRDGHLKSDDFFNAAQFPDIKVKSVSFKKVTGNKYIMLADVTIRNTTKRVPFDVTYNGVVRDPWGLWRAGFTAKATINRLDFGVKYADKLPSGVYAVAPAVDILVNAEIVKK; via the coding sequence ATGAAGAAAGCGTTTTTTTCTACCGTCCTCCTGGTATTGGCCAGCATTGCCTCTTTTGCACAGGTAAATTGGAATGCCGATCCGGCCCATACAGCCATCATTTTCAGCGTGAAGCACCTCGGCATCAACTATGTGCAGGGGCATTTCGCTAAATTCACCGGCACCGTTGAAACCGCCGACAGCACTAACTTCCAGAACGCCAAAGTAGATTTCACCGCCGACGTGAACAGCATCAACACCGGCATTGAGCAACGTGACGGCCACCTGAAAAGCGATGACTTCTTCAACGCCGCACAGTTTCCCGATATCAAGGTAAAAAGCGTGTCTTTCAAAAAAGTGACCGGCAACAAATACATCATGCTGGCTGACGTGACCATCCGCAACACGACCAAACGTGTACCCTTCGACGTTACTTACAATGGTGTGGTAAGAGACCCATGGGGCCTGTGGAGAGCAGGTTTCACCGCCAAAGCCACTATCAACCGTCTGGACTTCGGCGTGAAATACGCAGACAAGCTGCCTTCCGGCGTATATGCAGTAGCTCCGGCTGTTGATATCCTGGTAAACGCAGAAATCGTTAAAAAATAG
- a CDS encoding DoxX family protein — protein sequence MLKRLLQTDDSITSFIIRVTVAIVMLPHGLQKLLGMFGGHGFKATMNFFTSSGTPAFLAFLVIISESIGSLLILFGFTTRLWALMLTIIMVVAASMHTGNGFFMNWGGTQAGEGFEFHILTLGILVALLIKGAGRWSVDRQLTK from the coding sequence ATGTTAAAGCGCTTATTGCAAACAGACGATAGCATTACTTCGTTTATTATTCGTGTAACAGTGGCCATCGTTATGCTGCCGCATGGTTTACAGAAACTTCTCGGCATGTTTGGCGGTCATGGCTTCAAAGCCACGATGAACTTTTTTACCTCCAGCGGCACCCCGGCTTTCCTTGCGTTCCTGGTAATTATCTCGGAAAGCATCGGTTCCCTGTTGATCCTGTTTGGTTTCACCACCCGCCTGTGGGCGCTGATGCTGACCATCATCATGGTGGTAGCCGCTTCCATGCACACCGGAAATGGTTTCTTTATGAACTGGGGCGGCACACAGGCTGGCGAAGGTTTTGAATTCCATATCCTGACACTGGGTATCCTGGTGGCGCTGCTGATCAAAGGCGCAGGCCGCTGGTCTGTAGACCGTCAACTGACTAAATAA
- a CDS encoding MarR family winged helix-turn-helix transcriptional regulator, with protein sequence MKNTFTFVVYTTVVIVIMRLEDEIKQVKFANDYQRAMLNIMFTANWLEVGISQLLKKYDMSSQQYNVLRILRGSRPKPLNLLDIQERMMDKMSNATRLVEKLRQKGLLTRIQCPTNRRKVEIEITDKGMEVLKELDPSMDQNDQLLAKKLTTDEVKLLGDMLDRLRD encoded by the coding sequence ATGAAAAATACATTTACCTTTGTTGTATATACAACAGTGGTAATTGTAATTATGAGACTGGAAGATGAAATAAAACAGGTAAAATTTGCTAACGACTATCAGCGGGCCATGTTAAATATCATGTTTACGGCTAACTGGCTGGAAGTGGGCATTTCACAGCTTTTGAAGAAGTATGACATGTCTTCCCAGCAATATAATGTACTGCGTATACTGCGGGGCAGCCGGCCTAAGCCGCTGAACCTGCTGGACATACAGGAGCGCATGATGGATAAGATGAGCAATGCTACCCGGCTGGTGGAGAAACTGCGCCAGAAGGGACTGTTGACGCGTATTCAGTGTCCGACCAACCGCCGTAAGGTAGAGATCGAAATCACCGATAAAGGCATGGAGGTACTGAAAGAGCTGGATCCTTCCATGGACCAGAATGATCAGTTGCTGGCCAAAAAGCTGACAACAGACGAAGTGAAGTTATTGGGCGACATGCTCGACAGGCTGAGAGACTAA
- a CDS encoding DinB family protein: MINTAIAPATNLVDYAKGFAAYELWANKTLVEWLKTKNAALLEAPVTSSFGSVKETLKHMWSTSAWWTKNLRGEHPSLTFGPLECKESVAEVLEGIVKQAEELMELVSAMTPEQLEQAYPVTIPFTGDFNIPAYEMLSQITHHTTYHRGQVVTMGRHLGFTDAPMTDYMFYLLVGEKRY; encoded by the coding sequence ATGATAAACACTGCTATTGCTCCTGCTACAAACCTGGTTGACTACGCTAAAGGCTTTGCTGCCTATGAATTATGGGCCAATAAAACCCTGGTGGAATGGTTGAAAACGAAAAACGCCGCCCTCCTGGAAGCGCCGGTGACTTCCAGCTTTGGATCTGTTAAAGAAACGCTGAAACATATGTGGAGCACTTCCGCATGGTGGACAAAAAACCTCCGCGGCGAACATCCGTCACTCACTTTTGGCCCGTTGGAGTGCAAAGAATCCGTCGCGGAGGTGCTGGAGGGAATCGTAAAACAGGCGGAAGAACTGATGGAACTGGTCAGTGCCATGACACCGGAACAACTGGAACAGGCTTATCCCGTTACTATCCCGTTCACCGGTGATTTCAACATTCCGGCTTACGAAATGCTGTCACAGATCACGCACCACACCACTTACCACCGCGGACAGGTAGTAACCATGGGGCGTCACCTTGGTTTTACCGACGCCCCTATGACTGACTACATGTTTTACCTGCTGGTAGGGGAAAAGCGTTATTAA
- a CDS encoding 3-oxoacyl-ACP reductase family protein — MKRLENKIALVTGGSRGMGAAIVQQLADEGATVAFTYNRGADKAAGVADALARKGQRSLAIAADSADPSAVVAAVEKTAAEFGRIDILVNNAGIAVMKPFEDYTLEEYNQTMDINARAVFVGTQAAAKHMGRGARIITIGSCMADRVSGPYGTLYAMSKSALTAFNKGLSRDLGPRGITVNLVQPGPVDTDMNPANGEHADAQRKNISLGEYGKVEDIASLVTFLASPESGYITGTAITIDGGTNS, encoded by the coding sequence ATGAAACGTCTGGAAAACAAGATAGCCCTGGTAACAGGAGGCAGCCGCGGCATGGGCGCCGCCATTGTGCAACAACTGGCAGATGAGGGAGCAACCGTAGCATTTACTTATAACAGGGGCGCAGACAAGGCGGCCGGCGTGGCGGACGCCCTGGCGCGTAAAGGCCAGCGCAGCCTGGCCATTGCGGCCGACAGTGCAGATCCTTCCGCAGTAGTGGCGGCAGTGGAAAAAACCGCAGCCGAGTTTGGCCGTATAGACATACTCGTTAACAATGCCGGCATTGCCGTGATGAAGCCGTTTGAAGATTACACGCTCGAAGAATACAATCAGACCATGGACATCAACGCCAGGGCGGTATTTGTAGGCACGCAGGCAGCAGCCAAACACATGGGCAGGGGCGCGCGTATTATCACGATCGGCAGCTGCATGGCAGACCGGGTGTCCGGACCATACGGCACGCTTTACGCCATGAGCAAGTCGGCGCTGACCGCCTTTAATAAAGGTCTTTCCCGGGATCTGGGCCCCAGGGGCATTACGGTCAACCTCGTACAACCCGGCCCTGTCGACACCGACATGAACCCTGCAAACGGTGAACATGCCGATGCACAAAGAAAAAATATTTCACTGGGAGAATATGGCAAGGTGGAAGATATCGCTTCACTGGTCACCTTCCTCGCCTCTCCGGAAAGCGGTTATATTACCGGCACCGCCATCACCATCGACGGCGGGACCAACAGTTAA
- a CDS encoding DinB family protein, protein MRKQAIHPDPEYFSRYIDQVPDVPLMEALEQSLRDLQTLDKDKLAERGDYAYAPGKWTVKDVLQHITDTERVFSYRALVFARNDKNATPGFDQDLYAGEAFTAHRSFEDVLQELVAVRQSTIAFFRSLPDEALLRTGTSWKYQMCVLAMGFTMVGHQIHHLRILHERYL, encoded by the coding sequence ATGAGAAAGCAGGCTATTCATCCTGATCCCGAATATTTCAGCCGGTACATTGACCAGGTACCGGACGTTCCGCTGATGGAAGCCCTGGAGCAGTCGCTGCGCGACCTGCAGACGCTGGACAAAGACAAGCTGGCTGAACGGGGCGACTATGCCTATGCTCCGGGAAAGTGGACCGTCAAAGACGTGTTGCAGCATATTACTGATACTGAGCGGGTTTTTTCCTACCGGGCGCTCGTATTTGCGCGCAACGATAAAAACGCTACTCCCGGCTTCGACCAGGACCTGTATGCCGGCGAGGCCTTTACGGCACATCGTTCTTTTGAAGACGTGCTGCAGGAACTGGTGGCAGTCAGACAGTCCACCATTGCGTTCTTCCGCAGCCTTCCCGACGAAGCATTGCTGCGGACCGGCACCTCCTGGAAATACCAGATGTGTGTGCTGGCCATGGGCTTTACGATGGTAGGTCACCAGATACATCATCTCCGTATTCTCCACGAAAGATATCTATGA
- a CDS encoding transmembrane 220 family protein translates to MKVFNIIFCFLFIVFAGLQYNDPDPYVWMPIYLFSAVCCGMAARQRFYPRLYLTGIAVYFVYAIYLFFTKDGVVDWVSQHQAENIAQTMKAEKPWIEDTREFFGLFICIVALGINYFYAKKKKPYEKAGYSS, encoded by the coding sequence ATGAAAGTATTCAACATTATCTTTTGTTTTCTTTTTATTGTTTTCGCGGGGCTGCAATACAATGACCCCGATCCCTATGTGTGGATGCCCATTTACCTGTTTTCCGCCGTATGTTGCGGGATGGCAGCGCGGCAGCGGTTCTATCCCCGTTTGTACCTGACGGGCATAGCCGTTTATTTCGTATATGCCATCTATTTATTCTTTACTAAAGACGGGGTGGTGGACTGGGTATCGCAGCACCAGGCAGAGAATATTGCACAGACCATGAAAGCCGAAAAACCATGGATAGAAGACACCCGTGAATTCTTCGGGTTATTTATATGTATCGTAGCTTTGGGCATCAATTATTTTTACGCCAAAAAGAAAAAACCATATGAGAAAGCAGGCTATTCATCCTGA
- a CDS encoding SusC/RagA family TonB-linked outer membrane protein: MKKHFYQGLAVLLCGILLLLGSSNVFAQTKVTGKVSDKASGNPLPGVSVYVKGTNRGTATDPNGGFTIQAKSGETLVFSFVGYDPQEAVVSSGTVNVQLSEKVGSLEEVVVTGYASQKKKDLTGAVAVVKVENITKQPTSQIANQLQGQVSGITIVGTGQPGQEPQVSVRGKNTFGNNTPLYIVDGVPISNLADVNPNDVQTMQVLKDAGAASIYGARAANGVIIITTKRGTGKVKVQYDGYYGTQRPQGGNPFHILNPQEQADLLWMATRNSTNGTPVFDDVLYGKGDKPVLPDYIFPEGAMEGDPRVDPSKYYLIPDYKDAGMLNSFYRINKANKQGTDWYHEIFKPAPITSHNISVAGGSDIGSYYFSMYYFNQQGTLKNTYNKRYAVRANSSFNITDHIRVGENMEYSIIQNPQIGILTEGSGIGMAFREQSIIPVYDIKGNYAGTWGGALGNARNPVAIQDRFGSTKALASRLLGNVYAEADILKDFTLRTSFGGEIYSFNNHSFTYPEYENKENTSVNTYTETTGNGYNWTWTNTLSYHKKIAGNHDLKAMIGTEAFQQVDRTLTGSTTNYFSFDPNFTTLSSGFGTPINGSGYGSNTLFSLFARLDYSFKDRYLLGALVRRDGSSRFGANNRYGNFPAVSAAWRISQEEFMKGLTWLSDLKIRGGWGIMGNQINVDPANAFTTFTFNKATSFYDLTGSTSTIANGFMQGRIGNPNAKWESNTNSNIGIDATLFKGALEFSLDYYSKRIKDLLFNPELPGVYGAAAPPFANVAEMKNHGWDFSATGNIQLASKLKLTLTGTFTSYKNEILKISESAPYFERENRRYGVAIIRNAVGRSISEFFGYQIEKFWDSKEEVDAANNAAKAKYPDISEYQQAAAPGRFRYKDVNGDGKIDAQDRTYLGSPNPNFTYGLNIGLTYKNWDFSMFLYGVHGNKIWNQVRWWTDIYGSFNGAKSKTALYDSWLPDRKNATAPIQELKPNFSTSDPPTSYYVENGSYLRAKNMMLGYTFPAYMLKRVGVEKFRIYVQAANVFTITKYTGLDPEITGNTDSFGIDEGAYPNQRQYLVGVTLNF; this comes from the coding sequence ATGAAAAAACATTTTTACCAAGGACTGGCCGTTCTCCTATGCGGCATACTGCTATTACTGGGCAGTAGTAACGTATTCGCACAAACGAAAGTTACGGGTAAGGTGTCTGATAAAGCATCAGGCAACCCGCTGCCAGGCGTTTCGGTATATGTAAAAGGTACCAACCGCGGTACTGCTACCGATCCCAATGGAGGTTTTACCATTCAGGCCAAATCGGGAGAAACACTGGTGTTCTCCTTTGTAGGCTACGACCCGCAGGAGGCCGTCGTAAGCTCGGGCACTGTCAATGTACAGTTATCCGAAAAAGTAGGTTCACTCGAAGAAGTGGTGGTGACCGGTTATGCCAGCCAGAAGAAAAAAGACCTGACCGGCGCTGTCGCCGTTGTAAAGGTGGAAAACATCACCAAACAGCCGACCTCCCAGATCGCTAACCAGCTGCAGGGGCAGGTTTCCGGTATCACCATCGTGGGTACCGGTCAGCCTGGCCAGGAACCACAGGTGTCCGTACGCGGTAAAAACACCTTCGGCAACAACACTCCGCTCTACATTGTGGACGGTGTGCCCATTTCCAACCTGGCCGATGTGAACCCCAACGACGTACAGACCATGCAGGTACTGAAAGATGCAGGCGCTGCCTCTATATACGGCGCACGCGCGGCCAACGGCGTTATTATCATCACCACCAAAAGAGGTACCGGCAAAGTAAAAGTACAGTATGACGGTTACTACGGCACGCAAAGACCTCAGGGCGGTAATCCCTTTCATATCCTGAATCCGCAGGAACAGGCGGACCTGTTATGGATGGCTACCCGCAACAGTACCAACGGTACCCCCGTATTTGATGACGTGCTCTATGGTAAAGGCGATAAACCGGTGCTGCCGGATTATATTTTCCCGGAAGGAGCCATGGAAGGAGATCCCCGCGTAGATCCCTCTAAGTACTACCTGATACCGGATTACAAAGATGCAGGGATGCTGAACAGCTTCTATCGTATCAACAAAGCCAACAAACAGGGCACTGACTGGTACCATGAAATATTCAAGCCAGCTCCCATCACCAGCCATAACATCTCCGTGGCAGGTGGCAGCGATATCGGCAGTTATTACTTCTCCATGTATTATTTCAATCAGCAGGGTACGCTGAAAAATACCTATAACAAACGTTATGCGGTAAGGGCTAACTCCAGCTTCAACATCACCGACCATATCCGCGTGGGTGAAAACATGGAATACTCCATCATCCAAAACCCGCAGATAGGTATCCTCACCGAAGGCAGCGGTATCGGTATGGCTTTCCGCGAGCAAAGCATTATTCCGGTATATGATATCAAAGGGAACTATGCCGGTACCTGGGGCGGTGCACTGGGCAACGCGCGTAACCCGGTTGCTATCCAGGACCGCTTCGGCAGCACCAAAGCGCTGGCCAGCAGGTTGCTGGGCAACGTATACGCGGAAGCCGACATCCTGAAAGATTTCACTCTCCGTACTTCCTTCGGTGGTGAAATCTACTCTTTCAACAACCACAGCTTCACCTATCCGGAATATGAAAACAAGGAAAATACAAGCGTAAACACCTATACAGAAACCACCGGCAACGGTTATAACTGGACCTGGACCAACACGCTCAGTTATCATAAAAAAATAGCCGGTAATCACGACCTGAAAGCGATGATAGGTACAGAAGCCTTCCAGCAGGTAGACCGTACACTGACAGGCAGCACCACCAATTATTTTTCTTTCGATCCTAACTTTACCACCCTTAGCTCCGGCTTCGGAACGCCGATCAATGGCAGCGGATACGGTTCCAATACCTTGTTCTCTCTGTTCGCCAGACTGGATTATTCCTTTAAAGACAGATACCTGCTGGGCGCACTGGTCCGCCGTGACGGTTCTTCCCGCTTCGGCGCCAACAACCGCTATGGTAACTTCCCCGCGGTGAGCGCGGCCTGGCGTATTTCACAGGAAGAATTCATGAAAGGCCTCACCTGGCTCTCCGATCTGAAAATTCGTGGCGGCTGGGGTATTATGGGTAACCAGATCAACGTGGACCCGGCCAACGCCTTTACGACCTTTACGTTTAACAAAGCCACCTCGTTCTATGACCTGACCGGTAGCACCAGCACCATCGCCAACGGCTTTATGCAGGGAAGGATCGGCAACCCCAACGCCAAGTGGGAAAGCAATACCAACTCCAACATTGGTATCGATGCGACCCTGTTTAAAGGCGCATTGGAATTCTCGCTGGACTATTACAGCAAACGTATTAAGGACTTGCTGTTCAACCCTGAGCTGCCGGGCGTATACGGCGCCGCTGCACCGCCTTTTGCCAACGTAGCGGAAATGAAAAACCACGGATGGGATTTCTCCGCCACCGGTAACATTCAACTGGCTTCCAAACTGAAGCTGACGCTTACCGGTACATTTACCAGCTATAAAAACGAAATCCTTAAGATATCCGAATCCGCTCCCTACTTCGAAAGAGAAAACCGCCGCTATGGTGTAGCGATCATCCGTAATGCGGTAGGACGCAGCATCAGCGAATTCTTCGGTTATCAGATCGAAAAATTCTGGGATAGCAAAGAAGAAGTGGATGCCGCCAACAACGCCGCCAAAGCCAAATATCCTGATATAAGCGAATATCAGCAGGCTGCCGCCCCCGGCCGCTTCCGTTATAAAGATGTGAACGGCGACGGCAAAATCGATGCACAGGACCGTACCTACCTCGGCAGTCCTAACCCGAACTTCACCTACGGCCTCAATATCGGTCTTACTTACAAAAACTGGGACTTCTCCATGTTCCTCTATGGTGTGCATGGTAACAAGATCTGGAACCAGGTAAGATGGTGGACAGATATCTACGGTTCTTTCAACGGTGCCAAGAGCAAAACAGCATTGTACGACTCCTGGCTGCCTGACCGTAAAAACGCCACCGCGCCTATCCAGGAGCTGAAACCTAACTTCAGCACTTCCGATCCTCCAACATCTTACTATGTTGAAAACGGTTCTTACCTCCGCGCTAAAAACATGATGCTGGGATACACTTTCCCCGCTTACATGCTGAAGAGAGTGGGCGTAGAAAAATTCAGGATATATGTGCAGGCCGCCAATGTGTTCACCATCACCAAATACACAGGTCTCGATCCTGAAATTACCGGTAACACAGACTCCTTCGGTATCGACGAGGGCGCCTATCCTAACCAGCGGCAATACCTGGTGGGCGTTACACTGAATTTCTGA
- a CDS encoding RagB/SusD family nutrient uptake outer membrane protein → MKTLRYTSGILLVAALLGSGCGKSFLEKPAYSSLSEEIVANKDGVNYLLVGAYAALDGAGAPTASLGGGNAWEAAATNWVYGSVAGGDAHKGSEGTDQTPINEIAIWQPNVANSFFNTKWRAVYEGVARCNNTLRLMAQAKDMSDADKTKVEAEARFLRGHYYFELKKMFNKVPYITETTADPVIPNEGDIWPNIEADFKYAQANLPPTQPQVARANKWAAQIYLAKTYLYQKKYAEALPLFKDAIASGVTSNGLKYKLTDNFEDNFDASKKNNSESVFAIQMSANDGTNGIANANMGDMLNFPANFKCCGFYQPSFDLVNSYRVDANGLPYLDDYNQHPVKSDMGIRSTQPFTPDAGPVDPRLDWTVGRRGVPYHDWGYFAGSSWIRDQTQRYAGPYATKKMVYWNYNKDKYMDNNSWAPGSAINVLLIRFSDVLLMAAECAAETGDLGTALTYVNTVRSRMKDHPEGWVHDYKDPANPIQGFDPNKPLPYYKIGLYTAFGDVNFARKAIRFERKLELAMEGHRFFDISRWGIADQVMNAYFAFESAITDDVKGGHFTKGRNEYFPVPQRQIDLTLKNGQPVLKQNTGY, encoded by the coding sequence ATGAAAACATTACGATATACAAGCGGAATATTGCTGGTAGCGGCGCTGCTCGGCAGTGGCTGCGGAAAAAGCTTCCTCGAAAAGCCGGCCTATAGTTCATTATCAGAAGAGATCGTGGCCAACAAAGACGGTGTTAATTACCTGCTGGTAGGCGCCTATGCCGCACTCGACGGCGCCGGCGCTCCCACCGCTTCACTCGGTGGCGGTAACGCCTGGGAGGCGGCAGCCACCAACTGGGTATATGGCAGCGTGGCCGGTGGCGATGCTCACAAAGGCAGTGAAGGTACAGACCAGACGCCCATCAATGAAATCGCCATCTGGCAGCCCAATGTGGCCAACTCTTTCTTCAATACCAAGTGGAGAGCGGTATACGAAGGCGTAGCCCGTTGCAATAACACCCTGAGGCTGATGGCACAGGCCAAAGACATGTCTGATGCCGATAAAACGAAAGTAGAAGCGGAAGCACGGTTTCTCAGGGGGCACTATTATTTTGAACTGAAGAAAATGTTCAACAAGGTGCCTTATATCACCGAAACAACCGCCGACCCGGTGATACCTAATGAAGGAGACATCTGGCCCAATATCGAAGCCGACTTTAAATATGCACAGGCTAACCTGCCGCCTACACAGCCACAGGTAGCCCGCGCCAATAAATGGGCGGCACAGATATACCTGGCTAAAACGTATCTCTATCAGAAAAAATACGCAGAAGCCCTGCCCCTGTTTAAAGATGCCATCGCCAGCGGCGTCACTTCCAATGGCCTCAAATACAAACTGACCGATAACTTCGAGGATAACTTCGATGCATCCAAAAAGAATAATTCGGAGTCCGTATTTGCCATTCAGATGTCGGCCAACGATGGTACCAACGGTATCGCTAACGCCAATATGGGTGATATGCTGAACTTCCCCGCCAACTTCAAATGCTGCGGCTTCTATCAACCGTCTTTCGATCTGGTGAACTCCTACCGGGTAGATGCTAACGGCTTGCCTTACCTGGACGATTACAACCAGCATCCGGTGAAATCCGATATGGGCATCAGGTCCACCCAACCGTTCACCCCGGATGCCGGACCGGTTGATCCCCGCCTGGACTGGACGGTAGGTCGCCGCGGCGTTCCTTATCATGACTGGGGTTACTTCGCGGGTTCCTCCTGGATCCGTGATCAAACCCAACGGTATGCCGGTCCGTACGCCACCAAAAAAATGGTTTACTGGAACTATAACAAGGACAAGTACATGGACAATAACTCCTGGGCGCCCGGCAGCGCGATCAACGTATTGCTGATCCGCTTCTCCGACGTGCTGCTGATGGCCGCGGAATGTGCTGCCGAAACCGGAGACCTGGGAACAGCCCTTACTTATGTAAATACAGTGCGCAGCCGTATGAAAGACCATCCTGAAGGCTGGGTGCATGACTACAAAGACCCTGCTAATCCTATCCAGGGCTTTGATCCCAACAAACCACTGCCTTATTATAAGATAGGTTTGTACACCGCCTTCGGTGATGTGAACTTCGCCCGCAAAGCGATCCGCTTTGAGCGTAAGCTGGAACTGGCAATGGAAGGACACCGCTTCTTCGATATCTCCCGCTGGGGCATTGCAGACCAGGTGATGAACGCCTATTTCGCTTTTGAAAGCGCCATTACAGACGATGTGAAAGGCGGCCATTTTACAAAAGGGAGAAATGAATACTTCCCTGTTCCGCAACGGCAGATTGATCTGACGCTGAAGAACGGCCAGCCGGTATTGAAACAGAACACCGGGTATTAA
- a CDS encoding FG-GAP repeat domain-containing protein: MRIFLAALCTAFLGCFAPSAKEKGKMLADKYCTSCHLPVDPSMLDKETWTKHVLPAMAPRLGIRVWSGDQYYPVEGQRQPGQISFQEWMELVKYFEQQAPVKLEPAKPPVPLQHDWFGFTIKRPMGDSSGVAGTTMVSFDTAAARIFTSDTYTSTLDAWDSSLRKNNAWKLPSPVVNILYTRDSGKSSSAIITQIGNMRAVDEPSGIISKLNINDPHSKQTDLMPFLKRPVQTLQADFDKDSLVDLLVCAFGHNQGGLYWLKQLPGHRYEQKTITEVPGAIQAAVGDFNGDGWPDAMVLFAAADEGIWLYENDRKGGFKSTNLLRFPPLNGSTSFQLVDFNGDGQLDILYSCGDNADFSMVLKPFHGLYVYRNEGNNSYRQAWFYPVNGCTKAVAADFNLDGITDIAAIAFFADMKNNPAEKFILFEGKDHQLNFTPHAPPVEKEGRWICMDVKDMDGDGDQDIILGNYGKGFNILDGYTPDWKEYQPFIVLENKRK, encoded by the coding sequence ATGAGAATATTCCTGGCAGCCTTATGTACCGCATTCCTGGGTTGTTTTGCCCCGTCGGCCAAAGAGAAGGGAAAAATGCTGGCCGACAAATACTGTACTTCCTGTCATCTGCCAGTAGATCCTTCTATGCTCGACAAAGAGACGTGGACCAAACATGTGTTGCCGGCCATGGCACCCAGGCTGGGCATACGGGTATGGTCCGGCGATCAGTATTATCCCGTGGAAGGCCAGCGGCAGCCCGGGCAGATTTCTTTCCAGGAATGGATGGAACTGGTAAAGTACTTTGAACAGCAGGCGCCTGTGAAACTGGAGCCGGCAAAACCGCCGGTACCGCTGCAGCATGATTGGTTCGGATTCACCATTAAACGTCCCATGGGAGATTCGTCCGGTGTGGCGGGAACCACGATGGTTTCCTTCGATACCGCCGCCGCGCGCATTTTCACCAGCGATACCTATACCAGTACCCTCGATGCCTGGGATAGTTCCCTGCGTAAAAACAACGCCTGGAAACTGCCTTCTCCGGTAGTCAATATCCTGTACACCCGGGATAGCGGAAAATCATCATCTGCCATCATCACCCAGATAGGTAATATGAGAGCGGTTGACGAACCGTCAGGTATTATAAGCAAGCTCAACATTAATGACCCGCATAGTAAGCAGACAGACCTGATGCCTTTCCTGAAACGCCCGGTGCAAACACTGCAGGCGGACTTTGATAAAGACAGTCTGGTTGACCTGCTGGTATGCGCTTTCGGGCATAACCAGGGCGGGCTATACTGGCTAAAGCAGTTGCCCGGTCACCGTTACGAGCAAAAAACCATTACAGAAGTGCCGGGTGCCATACAGGCTGCAGTAGGAGATTTCAACGGCGACGGATGGCCGGACGCCATGGTGCTTTTTGCTGCGGCAGATGAAGGTATCTGGCTGTATGAGAACGACCGGAAGGGTGGTTTTAAATCGACCAATCTCCTGCGGTTCCCGCCGCTCAACGGTTCTACGAGCTTCCAGCTGGTGGATTTTAACGGAGATGGTCAACTGGATATACTATATTCCTGCGGAGACAATGCAGATTTTTCGATGGTGCTTAAACCTTTTCACGGTTTATATGTCTATAGGAACGAAGGTAACAACAGTTACCGCCAGGCATGGTTTTATCCCGTGAATGGCTGTACGAAGGCTGTAGCCGCGGATTTTAACCTTGACGGCATAACAGATATTGCGGCGATTGCTTTTTTCGCAGACATGAAAAATAATCCTGCAGAAAAATTTATTTTGTTCGAAGGGAAGGACCATCAGCTGAACTTCACGCCCCATGCGCCTCCTGTAGAAAAGGAAGGGCGCTGGATATGCATGGACGTAAAAGATATGGATGGTGATGGTGATCAGGATATCATACTAGGAAACTATGGAAAGGGATTTAATATACTGGATGGATATACGCCTGATTGGAAGGAGTATCAACCCTTTATAGTGCTGGAGAACAAACGGAAGTAA